A region of Salvelinus namaycush isolate Seneca chromosome 9, SaNama_1.0, whole genome shotgun sequence DNA encodes the following proteins:
- the LOC120054142 gene encoding ankyrin repeat domain-containing protein 27-like isoform X3: MALYDENLQNNPFYLALEKQRPDLCSRVAELHGIVLVPCRGSLTLGAYTAAQFETYVLQPSGEGYQTVDGKELTIQDSQVRLGAGFQAPANVPILFEETFYNEKEQSYSILCIARPIDTDQSPVEVTPSPGLYCLKNVEDVREFLGRHAEKLDKFISSFCSSFKEQERKGLRHHIDSVNALYTKCIQCLLRDSSLKVLAKQDLQMTLLKQAVEMYIHHGIHDLIFNFVGTLEASQDSAFNKTTRGLQDLQQKDLGVKSEFSINIPRAKRELSQLNHCTSPLHKLLCLRKVGLTIMQSPSSSVSIEAVCADDLLSVILYLLVKTEIPNWMANLSYIKNFNFCNSTKDELSYWLTSFEAAVEFISQGNLNLSQERKGSGELNDKVRFTQKINLLCQNDATPINCLFEHIANGNEAEVRRVLSENESDEDGVKMCHPLCSCDHCELRVSGRLNDPSIVTPFSRDDRGYTPLHVAAVCGQSLLIDLLVSKGALVNATDYHALSPLHLSCQKGYQGVTLLLLHYKANTDAQDNNGNTPLHLACMYGHEDCVKALVYYDLPTCRLNIQNDKGDTPLHIAARWGYEGIIEVLLENGASTAIYNKAKDSPLQCALNSKSPNRSPEASDCSSRRSSVSSNTSQSSEARPDCDRVLHKEVEKLLRAAADGDIEMVRYLLEWLDEEEEEAGLPSWTKLCHPLCQCPHCGPSQKKFVCLQASGLGVNSSSVDGFTPLHVAALHGHTALVSLLSRNGANVNARNSQSATPLHLASQNSHIQVVTSLLECNAKLNKKDRYGNTPLIHTCLRGYLDTATILLQSNASVNLSNNQGNTALHEAVKGGHLALVELLLQAGALVHMTNKRQRTALDCAVETRGKNTEILRTLQKASGLSHNAEPIKLLSVPKGALGKRVSIDTSHCFSSTTYLLEREAHSFVQRLKHQHDNVSGRHQKLAQSINRVQQMKKGLPRDTSVPSIHSPTPERRKLRRGETLESSGPFSICSSPEGSPKPGDQRDRERALSRSHTVDTVHPQSPQWGRDRRHTGEAEANEDTRVAKDPSHTDTPGEPLHTYTPDIHTPDMSNTRTPDIPSNTQQTPSSDPSHTREDPSHTLSQVNGEEKNVHTSPDTEVNSKRNCPETESPPKDMEDLVEELVEEIEVL, translated from the exons ATGGCTCTGTATGATGAGAACCTCCAGAACAACCCTTTTTATCTGGCGCTGGAGAAGCAGCGACCTGACCTGTGCAGCAGAGTGGCAGAGCTCCATGGCATC GTTTTGGTGCCGTGCCGTGGAAGTCTAACCCTTGGGGCGTACACAGCAGCCCAGTTTGAAACCTACGTTTTACAGCCCTCTGGAGAGGGATATCAGACTGTAGATGGGAAG GAGTTGACCATCCAGGACAGCCAGGTCAGACTCGGCGCAGGGTTCCAGGCCCCAGCCAACGTGCCCATCCTGTTTGAGGAGACCTTTTACAATGAGAAGGAGCAGAGCTACAGCATCCTCTGTATTGCCAGGCCCATCGACACAGACCAAAGCCCAG TGGAGGTGACCCCCAGCCCAGGCCTGTACTGTCTGAAGAATGTGGAGGATGTCAGGGAGTTTCTGGGCCGCCATGCGGAGAAACTGGACAAGTTCATAAGCAGCTTCTGCAGTTCCTTTAAAGAGCAGGAAAGGAAGGGACTGCGACACCACATT GACTCCGTGAATGCCCTTTATACTAAATGTATTCAGTGCCTGTTGAGAGACTCGAGCCTG AAAGTTCTGGCCAAACAGGATCTCCAGATGACTCTCCTTAAACAAGCGGTGGAA ATGTATATACATCATGGTATCCATGATTTAATCTTTAACTTTGTGGGAACTCTTGAAGCCAGCCAG GATTCTGCCTTCAACAAAACCACCAGAGGTCTGCAGGACCTGCAGCAGAAAGACTTGGGGGTCAAATCTGAATTTAG TATAAATATACCCCGGGCCAAGAGAGAGCTGAGCCAGTTGAACCACTGCACCTCTCCTCTACACAAGCTGCTCTGCCTCAGAAAGGTGGGACTCACCATCATGCAGTCCCCCAGCAGCTCAG TGAGCATAGAGGCCGTATGTGCAGACGATCTTCTCTCTGTCATTCTGTACTTACTGGTGAAGACGGAGATCCCCAATTG GATGGCCAACCTGAGCTACATCAAGAACTTCAATTTCTGTAACTCCACCAAGGACGAGCTGAGCTACTGGCTGACGTCGTTCGAGGCCGCCGTCGAGTTCATCAGCCAGGGCAACCTCAACCTGAGCCAGGAACGAAAG GGCTCCGGGGAACTGAACGACAAGGTGCGTTTCACACAGAAAATAAACCTGCTCTGTCAGAACGATGCTACCCCCATCAACTGTCTGTTTGAG cACATAGCCAACGGTAACGAAGCGGAGGTCAGGCGTGTGTTGAGTGAAAACGAAAGCGATGAGGACGGGGTGAAGATGTGTCACCCCCTTTGCTCCTGTGATCACTGTGAGCTCCGGGTCTCTGG AAGACTGAATGACCCGTCCATTGTAACGCCCTTCTCTCGAGACGATCGAGGATACACGCCACTTCATGTCGCTGCTGTTTGTG GTCAGTCCCTGTTGATTGACCTGTTGGTGTCTAAGGGAGCTCTGGTGAACGCCACAGACTACCACGCCCTCTCACCCCTGCACCTCTCCTGTCAGAAGGGCTACCAGGGAGTCACG CTGCTGCTCTTGCACTATAAGGCGAACACAGATGCCCAGGACAACAATGGAAACACTCCTCTGCACCTGGCCTGTATGTATGGACATGAAGAT TGTGTTAAGGCTCTGGTTTACTACGACCTGCCCACGTGCCGTCTGAACATCCAGAACGACAAGGGGGACACCCCCCTGCACATCGCGGCCCGCTGGGGCTACGAGGGCATCATCGAGGTTCTACTGGAGAACGGCGCCAGCACCGCCATCTACAACAAGGCCAAGGACTCTCCACTacagtgtgctttgaattctaag TCCCCTAACCGCTCTCCCGAGGCCTCTGACTGCAGCAGCCGCCGTTCCTCTGTCTCCAGCAACACCTCCCAGAGCTCTGAGGCCAGGCCTGACTGCGACAGGGTCCTCCACAAAGAG GTGGAGAAGTTGCTGCGTGCGGCAGCCGATGGAGACATAGAGATGGTGCGGTACCTGTTGGAGTGGttggatgaggaggaagaggaagcagGGCTGCCCTCCTGGACTAAGTTGTGCCACCCACTGTGCCAGTGTCCACACTGTGGGCCATCACAGAAG AAGTTTGTGTGCCTGCAGGCCAGTGGTCTGGGTGTGAACAGCAGTAGTGTGGATGGCTTCACTCCCCTCCACGTGGCGGCGCTCCATGGTCACACGGCGCTGGTGTCCCTGCTCAGCCGCAACGGAGCCAACGTCAACGCACGCAACAGCCAGAGTGCCACGCCACTGCACCTGGCCAGCCAGAACAGCCACATACAG GTAGTGACATCACTGCTGGAGTGCAACGCCAAGCTGAATAAGAAGGATCGCTATGGCAACACCCCTCTGATTCACACCTGCCTCAGAGGTTACCTGGACACAGCAACCATCCTGCTGCAG AGCAACGCCTCGGTGAACCTGTCCAACAACCAGGGCAACACGGCCCTGCACGAGGCTGTGAAAGGGGGTCACCTGGCCCTGGTGGAGCTGTTACTGCAGGCTGGAGCCTTGGTCCACATGACGAACAAGAGACAGAGGACAGCACTGGACTGTGCCGTGGAGACCAGGGGAAAA AACACTGAAATCCTGAGGACTCTTCAGAAGGCATCTGGACTCTCCCACAATGCTGAACCAATCAAACTGCTCTCTGTGCCCAAGGGGGCTCTGGGTAAGAGAGTCAGTATAGACACCAGCCACTGTTTTTCCTCGACCACCTACCTGCTAGAGCGTGAAG CACACTCATTTGTCCAGCGGCTAAAGCATCAGCATGATAATGTCAGTGGAAGACATCAGAAGCTGGCCCAGTCAATAAACCG GGTTCAGCAAATGAAGAAAGGTCTTCCCAGGGACACCAGTGTGCCTTCCATCCACTCCCCCACTCCTGAGAGGAGGAAACTGAGGCGAGGGGAGACCCTGGAGAGCAGTGGGCCATTCAGCATCTGCTCCAGCCCAGAGGGAAGCCCCAAGCCTGGAGAccaaagggacagagagagggccCTGAGCCGCAGTCACACCGTGGACACAGTGCACCCCCAGTCTCCTCAGTGGGGCCGGGAccggagacacacaggagaggcCGAGGCAAATGAGGACACACGCGTAGCTAAAGACccttcacacacagacactccagGCGAACCCTTGCATACATACACACCTGACATACACACACCCGACATGTCAAATACACGCACACCTGACATCCCATCAAATACACAACAAACACCCAGCAGCGACCCGTCACACACTCGCGAGGATCCATCACACACACTTAGCCAAGTCAATGGAGAGGAAAAAAATGTCCACACCTCACCAGACACCGAAGTAAATTCTAAGAGGAACTGTCCTGAGACTGAGAGCCCACCCAAAGACATGGAGGACCTGGTAGAAGAACTGGTAGAAGAAATAGAGGTACTCTGA
- the LOC120054142 gene encoding ankyrin repeat domain-containing protein 27-like isoform X5: protein MTLLKQAVEMYIHHGIHDLIFNFVGTLEASQDSAFNKTTRGLQDLQQKDLGVKSEFSINIPRAKRELSQLNHCTSPLHKLLCLRKVGLTIMQSPSSSVSIEAVCADDLLSVILYLLVKTEIPNWMANLSYIKNFNFCNSTKDELSYWLTSFEAAVEFISQGNLNLSQERKGSGELNDKVRFTQKINLLCQNDATPINCLFEHIANGNEAEVRRVLSENESDEDGVKMCHPLCSCDHCELRVSGRLNDPSIVTPFSRDDRGYTPLHVAAVCGQSLLIDLLVSKGALVNATDYHALSPLHLSCQKGYQGVTLLLLHYKANTDAQDNNGNTPLHLACMYGHEDCVKALVYYDLPTCRLNIQNDKGDTPLHIAARWGYEGIIEVLLENGASTAIYNKAKDSPLQCALNSKILTLLELTHNSSHRRDSNDSPNRSPEASDCSSRRSSVSSNTSQSSEARPDCDRVLHKEVEKLLRAAADGDIEMVRYLLEWLDEEEEEAGLPSWTKLCHPLCQCPHCGPSQKKFVCLQASGLGVNSSSVDGFTPLHVAALHGHTALVSLLSRNGANVNARNSQSATPLHLASQNSHIQVVTSLLECNAKLNKKDRYGNTPLIHTCLRGYLDTATILLQSNASVNLSNNQGNTALHEAVKGGHLALVELLLQAGALVHMTNKRQRTALDCAVETRGKNTEILRTLQKASGLSHNAEPIKLLSVPKGALGKRVSIDTSHCFSSTTYLLEREAHSFVQRLKHQHDNVSGRHQKLAQSINRVQQMKKGLPRDTSVPSIHSPTPERRKLRRGETLESSGPFSICSSPEGSPKPGDQRDRERALSRSHTVDTVHPQSPQWGRDRRHTGEAEANEDTRVAKDPSHTDTPGEPLHTYTPDIHTPDMSNTRTPDIPSNTQQTPSSDPSHTREDPSHTLSQVNGEEKNVHTSPDTEVNSKRNCPETESPPKDMEDLVEELVEEIEVL from the exons ATGACTCTCCTTAAACAAGCGGTGGAA ATGTATATACATCATGGTATCCATGATTTAATCTTTAACTTTGTGGGAACTCTTGAAGCCAGCCAG GATTCTGCCTTCAACAAAACCACCAGAGGTCTGCAGGACCTGCAGCAGAAAGACTTGGGGGTCAAATCTGAATTTAG TATAAATATACCCCGGGCCAAGAGAGAGCTGAGCCAGTTGAACCACTGCACCTCTCCTCTACACAAGCTGCTCTGCCTCAGAAAGGTGGGACTCACCATCATGCAGTCCCCCAGCAGCTCAG TGAGCATAGAGGCCGTATGTGCAGACGATCTTCTCTCTGTCATTCTGTACTTACTGGTGAAGACGGAGATCCCCAATTG GATGGCCAACCTGAGCTACATCAAGAACTTCAATTTCTGTAACTCCACCAAGGACGAGCTGAGCTACTGGCTGACGTCGTTCGAGGCCGCCGTCGAGTTCATCAGCCAGGGCAACCTCAACCTGAGCCAGGAACGAAAG GGCTCCGGGGAACTGAACGACAAGGTGCGTTTCACACAGAAAATAAACCTGCTCTGTCAGAACGATGCTACCCCCATCAACTGTCTGTTTGAG cACATAGCCAACGGTAACGAAGCGGAGGTCAGGCGTGTGTTGAGTGAAAACGAAAGCGATGAGGACGGGGTGAAGATGTGTCACCCCCTTTGCTCCTGTGATCACTGTGAGCTCCGGGTCTCTGG AAGACTGAATGACCCGTCCATTGTAACGCCCTTCTCTCGAGACGATCGAGGATACACGCCACTTCATGTCGCTGCTGTTTGTG GTCAGTCCCTGTTGATTGACCTGTTGGTGTCTAAGGGAGCTCTGGTGAACGCCACAGACTACCACGCCCTCTCACCCCTGCACCTCTCCTGTCAGAAGGGCTACCAGGGAGTCACG CTGCTGCTCTTGCACTATAAGGCGAACACAGATGCCCAGGACAACAATGGAAACACTCCTCTGCACCTGGCCTGTATGTATGGACATGAAGAT TGTGTTAAGGCTCTGGTTTACTACGACCTGCCCACGTGCCGTCTGAACATCCAGAACGACAAGGGGGACACCCCCCTGCACATCGCGGCCCGCTGGGGCTACGAGGGCATCATCGAGGTTCTACTGGAGAACGGCGCCAGCACCGCCATCTACAACAAGGCCAAGGACTCTCCACTacagtgtgctttgaattctaag ATTTTGACGCTGTTGGAGTTGACACACAACAGTTCTCACAGAAGAGATAGCAATGAT TCCCCTAACCGCTCTCCCGAGGCCTCTGACTGCAGCAGCCGCCGTTCCTCTGTCTCCAGCAACACCTCCCAGAGCTCTGAGGCCAGGCCTGACTGCGACAGGGTCCTCCACAAAGAG GTGGAGAAGTTGCTGCGTGCGGCAGCCGATGGAGACATAGAGATGGTGCGGTACCTGTTGGAGTGGttggatgaggaggaagaggaagcagGGCTGCCCTCCTGGACTAAGTTGTGCCACCCACTGTGCCAGTGTCCACACTGTGGGCCATCACAGAAG AAGTTTGTGTGCCTGCAGGCCAGTGGTCTGGGTGTGAACAGCAGTAGTGTGGATGGCTTCACTCCCCTCCACGTGGCGGCGCTCCATGGTCACACGGCGCTGGTGTCCCTGCTCAGCCGCAACGGAGCCAACGTCAACGCACGCAACAGCCAGAGTGCCACGCCACTGCACCTGGCCAGCCAGAACAGCCACATACAG GTAGTGACATCACTGCTGGAGTGCAACGCCAAGCTGAATAAGAAGGATCGCTATGGCAACACCCCTCTGATTCACACCTGCCTCAGAGGTTACCTGGACACAGCAACCATCCTGCTGCAG AGCAACGCCTCGGTGAACCTGTCCAACAACCAGGGCAACACGGCCCTGCACGAGGCTGTGAAAGGGGGTCACCTGGCCCTGGTGGAGCTGTTACTGCAGGCTGGAGCCTTGGTCCACATGACGAACAAGAGACAGAGGACAGCACTGGACTGTGCCGTGGAGACCAGGGGAAAA AACACTGAAATCCTGAGGACTCTTCAGAAGGCATCTGGACTCTCCCACAATGCTGAACCAATCAAACTGCTCTCTGTGCCCAAGGGGGCTCTGGGTAAGAGAGTCAGTATAGACACCAGCCACTGTTTTTCCTCGACCACCTACCTGCTAGAGCGTGAAG CACACTCATTTGTCCAGCGGCTAAAGCATCAGCATGATAATGTCAGTGGAAGACATCAGAAGCTGGCCCAGTCAATAAACCG GGTTCAGCAAATGAAGAAAGGTCTTCCCAGGGACACCAGTGTGCCTTCCATCCACTCCCCCACTCCTGAGAGGAGGAAACTGAGGCGAGGGGAGACCCTGGAGAGCAGTGGGCCATTCAGCATCTGCTCCAGCCCAGAGGGAAGCCCCAAGCCTGGAGAccaaagggacagagagagggccCTGAGCCGCAGTCACACCGTGGACACAGTGCACCCCCAGTCTCCTCAGTGGGGCCGGGAccggagacacacaggagaggcCGAGGCAAATGAGGACACACGCGTAGCTAAAGACccttcacacacagacactccagGCGAACCCTTGCATACATACACACCTGACATACACACACCCGACATGTCAAATACACGCACACCTGACATCCCATCAAATACACAACAAACACCCAGCAGCGACCCGTCACACACTCGCGAGGATCCATCACACACACTTAGCCAAGTCAATGGAGAGGAAAAAAATGTCCACACCTCACCAGACACCGAAGTAAATTCTAAGAGGAACTGTCCTGAGACTGAGAGCCCACCCAAAGACATGGAGGACCTGGTAGAAGAACTGGTAGAAGAAATAGAGGTACTCTGA